In the genome of Bradyrhizobium ottawaense, the window CGCGATGTTCGAGTCGGGCGTGCCGGTCGACGCCAATCCCGCACTTCAGGCCGCCAGCGAACGCGCCTTCAACATCATTCGCGCTGCAGCCGAGCGGCTCGCGGCGCTGACGCCGCCGGGTAGGCCGCGGCCGCCGGCGATGATGATGGCGCTGCACATCTGGTCGATGGCGCACGGCGTGGCTTCGCTGTTCTCCCGTGGCGACGCCGCGCGACGAAAACTGCCGATGTCGCCGGACGAACTGCTCGAGGCCGAGGTGCTGATCTATCTGCGCGGCCTCGGCTTCCCGACCGACCGCCGTCCTGCAGGCAAGGGCGCCGAGCCGCCGCCGGTGCCGCCGGAGGCGTCCTCCGGTTCAGGTGTGCCGCCGGCTGGTCCCTGGGGCAAGCCGAAATAAGATTGCGCAAAATAATCACGCGGGCGTGTCTGGCGGCCAGCTTGACAAAATCGCGGGATGGTCTAGCTATGTAAATGTTATTTACATTCACAACGGCGCTGGTGCCGTGATGGAGATGGGAAATGGCCTACACCGCTGACGTTAATCGCTGGCGCGGCCCTTCGGACCAATACCAACAATACGAGCGTCCCCGCATGCTCGATACGCCCTGGCATCCCGGCTGGATCGCCGTGACCATCCTCGGCTTCATCATCTGGTGGCCGATCGGACTTGCCCTTCTCTTTTTCACACTCGGGAGCAGAAGAATGTCGTGCTGGAGCCATCAGGATCGCTGGCAGAACAAGATGGAAAAGATGCAGTACAAGATGGACCGCATGCGCGGCCGCATGGAGCGCCGCGGCTTCGGCTTCGGCTTCGGCCCGCCGTCCTCCGGCAACCGCGCCTTCGACGAGTACCGCTCGGAAACGC includes:
- a CDS encoding TetR/AcrR family transcriptional regulator, which produces MSWRKEQRRAERGYHHGNLKEALLQAALGLIAEKGAAGFTFADAARMAGVSAAAPYRHFRDRDELLSSIAQRGFEQFEQRLTAAWDDGRPDTVTAFERVGKAYLAFAREEPAFYNAMFESGVPVDANPALQAASERAFNIIRAAAERLAALTPPGRPRPPAMMMALHIWSMAHGVASLFSRGDAARRKLPMSPDELLEAEVLIYLRGLGFPTDRRPAGKGAEPPPVPPEASSGSGVPPAGPWGKPK
- a CDS encoding DUF2852 domain-containing protein, which encodes MAYTADVNRWRGPSDQYQQYERPRMLDTPWHPGWIAVTILGFIIWWPIGLALLFFTLGSRRMSCWSHQDRWQNKMEKMQYKMDRMRGRMERRGFGFGFGPPSSGNRAFDEYRSETLQRLEEEQVEFRNFLDRLRHAKDKEEFDQFMAQHKTRPTPPPTDQQQG